Proteins encoded within one genomic window of Mycolicibacterium aubagnense:
- the zapE gene encoding cell division protein ZapE, translating to MPGASQVAHLTDRHPTVTPERLVAELVPPPTFAEVSFDTYRPDPGEPSQAAAVVSARKFCEDATRQRAGKKKLFGKREALPGVGMYLDGGFGVGKTHLLASTYYTLAGAGAGPAAFATFGELTQLAGVFGFTECIDLLSDYVVVCIDEFELDDPGNTTLISRLLSALVERGVSIAATSNTLPEQLGEGRFAAQDFLREINTLSSIFTTVRVEGPDYRQRALPSAPVPPSDDEVRSWAVGVEGATLDEFDALCAHLATMHPSRYHALIEGVQRVFITGVHMVYDQAVALRLVSLIDRLYDAGIPVVASGEKMNTVFSEEMLAGGFRKKYLRATSRLLALTHEGTQLHA from the coding sequence ATGCCTGGGGCCAGCCAAGTCGCGCACCTGACCGACCGTCACCCGACCGTCACGCCGGAAAGACTGGTAGCCGAGCTGGTTCCGCCGCCTACCTTCGCCGAGGTCAGCTTCGACACCTACCGGCCGGATCCGGGCGAGCCGTCGCAGGCTGCCGCGGTCGTGTCGGCCCGCAAATTCTGCGAGGACGCGACGCGCCAGCGGGCCGGTAAGAAGAAGTTGTTCGGCAAGCGCGAAGCGCTGCCCGGTGTCGGCATGTACCTCGACGGCGGCTTCGGTGTCGGCAAGACCCACCTCTTGGCGTCGACCTACTACACGCTGGCCGGAGCCGGCGCGGGTCCGGCCGCATTCGCCACGTTCGGTGAGCTGACCCAGCTGGCCGGCGTTTTCGGCTTCACCGAGTGCATCGACCTGCTGTCCGATTATGTGGTCGTCTGCATCGACGAGTTCGAGCTCGACGATCCCGGCAACACCACACTGATCTCGCGGCTGCTCTCGGCGCTGGTGGAGCGCGGCGTGTCCATCGCGGCGACGTCGAACACGCTGCCCGAGCAGCTCGGTGAAGGGCGCTTCGCCGCGCAGGACTTCCTGCGGGAAATCAACACGCTGTCAAGCATTTTCACCACCGTCCGGGTCGAGGGCCCTGACTACCGGCAGCGTGCACTGCCGTCGGCTCCGGTGCCGCCGTCGGACGACGAGGTGCGGTCCTGGGCCGTCGGCGTGGAAGGCGCCACGCTCGACGAGTTCGACGCCTTGTGCGCGCACCTGGCGACCATGCACCCGTCGCGCTATCACGCGTTGATCGAAGGCGTGCAACGGGTTTTCATCACCGGCGTGCACATGGTCTACGACCAGGCCGTCGCGCTGCGCCTGGTGTCGCTGATCGACCGCCTCTACGACGCCGGCATTCCCGTGGTGGCGTCGGGGGAGAAGATGAACACCGTTTTCAGCGAGGAGATGCTGGCCGGCGGCTTCCGCAAGAAGTACCTGCGTGCCACGTCGCGCCTGCTCGCGCTGACCCATGAGGGTACGCAGCTCCACGCCTAG
- a CDS encoding GNAT family N-acetyltransferase: MTVQVRAAHAGDVAELADVAAATFPLACPPSSTPENIAAFIAANLSAHRFDEYLRDPERAVFVAHDDTRLLGYTMLIRGVIDDADVQRAVPERPAVELSKCYVLPDVHGGKVAATLMDASVGFARDLGARCVWLGVNQENGRAQRFYRKHGFEVSGTKTFRLGERTESDYVLVRPLQR; encoded by the coding sequence ATGACAGTTCAGGTGCGGGCGGCGCACGCCGGCGATGTCGCCGAACTCGCTGACGTGGCCGCCGCGACCTTCCCGCTGGCGTGCCCGCCGTCGTCGACGCCGGAGAACATCGCCGCCTTCATCGCCGCCAATCTGTCCGCGCATCGTTTCGACGAGTACCTGCGTGATCCCGAGCGCGCCGTGTTCGTCGCCCACGACGACACCCGACTCCTGGGCTACACCATGCTGATTCGCGGCGTGATCGACGACGCCGACGTGCAACGCGCGGTGCCGGAGCGACCGGCCGTCGAACTGTCCAAGTGCTACGTGCTGCCCGACGTCCACGGCGGCAAGGTCGCCGCGACACTCATGGATGCGTCGGTCGGATTCGCCCGGGACCTCGGCGCCCGATGTGTGTGGCTGGGCGTCAACCAGGAAAACGGGCGCGCCCAACGGTTTTACCGCAAGCACGGATTCGAGGTCAGCGGCACCAAGACCTTTCGGCTCGGTGAGCGGACCGAGAGCGACTACGTGCTGGTGCGGCCGCTCCAGCGCTAG